CGCGTGCACGGGGTGATGCTGCTCGTCGAGCCGGACGAGGGGCCCGTGACGAAGCTCCTGGAGCTGGCGCGGGAGAAGCCGCGGCTGGCGCTGTGCGCGCACGATGCGCACGGCCTGCCGGGCTACGAGGAGGTCTTCCAGTCGCTGGCGATGTACCTGCCGCCCGGGGAAGACGGGGTTGCGCCCGTGCTGCCCGGGGACGCGCGCGCCGCCGCCGAGGTGGTGGTGAAGGGGCTCGCGAGTGGGCGGGCCCTCTGTGCGTTCCGGGCGCTGGGTGAACCGGAGGGCTTCGCCCTGGAGGGAGTGGACGCCGAGCACCGGGAGGCCCACGTGGGCGACGTGCTCACGGTGCGCCTGCCGCCGGGAGCCCGGGAGCACGTCCGCGTGGAGGTGCGAGGAGCGGGGCGGCTGCGACCGGACGGCGTGTCGGTGGAACTGGTGGAGGAGGGGGCGGTCCAGGTGGAGGCGTGGGTGGAAGCGCCAGGGCGATTCTTCGGGAGTCAGTGGCGGCCGTGGATCGTCCCGAGTCCCGTCCGGGTGCTGGCACGGAGCGTGGGGCGCTGAGATCTGCTAGAGGGACGCGGCCCGGCCTCCCATGCGCTTGCTCTACGTCCTCGCCAGCTACCTGCTCTTCGCCGTGTTGTTTCCCGTGCTGTCCTTGCACCGCAAGACACGCAACGGGTTGAGGCAGCGGCTTGGCTATTACGCGCCGGGGGATCTGCCGCCGCGCGGGACGGGACCGACGTTCTGGCTGCATGGGGCGAGCGCGGGAGATCTCCTGGCACTCTCGCCGATGTTCGCGCCGCTGCGGGCGCGCTTTCCGGGGTGCCGCATCGTGCTCTCCACGATGACGGACTCGGGTTTCATGATGGGGCGAGGGCGGTTGGCGAAGGAGGTGGACGCGGTGGTGTATGCGCCGTACGACCTGTGGGGCGCCACGCGGCGGGCGGTGCGCGCCATCCAGCCGGATCTACTGGTGCTCGAGTACACGGAGATCTGGCCCAACCTCATCCGCGCGGCGAAGCGGGCCGGGGTGAAGGTGACGCTGACGAACGGGCGTTTCTCCCCGGGGCAGCAGGGCAGGTACCGGCTGTTGTTCTCGCTGATTGGCAATCCGCTGCGGGACATGGCGCTGTTCCTGATGCGGGGCGAGGACGAGGCGGAGCGGGCACTGGCGCTGGGGGCGCCGGGCGAGCGGGTCTTCGTGACGGGGAACACCAAGTTCGATGCCCTGGCGGCGGTGGGCCCGGGGCAGGACGACGAGGCGCTGCGGGGCGCGCTGGGGCTGAAGGCGGGGGAGCGGGTGTGGATCGCCGGCAGTACCCACGAGGGTGAGGAGGAGCACCTGCTGGGGGTCTACCGCCGGCTGCTGGACGTGCACCCGGATCTCCGGCTGGTGATCGCGCCGAGGTACATCGACCGGGCGGGACGGATCGCCGCGCTGGCGAGGGACGCGGGGTTGAGCGTGGGGTTGCGCTCGAAGGGGAACGAGGAGGGAGGGCGGGTGGTGGTGCTGGACTCGATGGGCGAGCTGTCGCGGGCGTACCGGCTGGCGTCGTTGGTGTTCGTGGGCGGCTCGTTCACGACGCGCGGAGGGCAGAACATCCTGGAGCCGGCGGGACAGGGCAAGCCGGTGTTGTTCGGGCCGCACATGGAGAACTTCCAGGACAGCGTGCAGGTGCTGGTGGGGCGGGGAGGCATCCAGGTGAACGACGCGGAGCACCTGTACCGGGTGATGTCGGAGCTGCTGCAGAAGCCGGAGAACGTGACGTCGCTCGGGGTGTTGGCGAGGACGACGGTGCGGCAGGTGTCCGGGGCGAGCCAGCGCAACGTGGAGCACATGGTGCGGGTGTTGGCGCGATGAGGATCCTGCATCTGCTCGCGAGCCCCTACTGGAGCGGCCCGGCGGAGAACGTGGCGTTGCTGGCGCTGGCGCAGCGCGAGGCGGGGCACGAGGTGCGGGTGGCGGTGGACCGGCGGCGCGCGAAGGCGTCGTCGGAGGAACTGGCGGTGCCGCGCTTCGAGGCCTTGGGGCTGCTGGACGAGGGCGGGCTGGAGTTGTCGGTGAAGTCGCCGCCGTGGCGGATGGTGGGGGACGGGTGGAGGTTGAGGGGGCGGAGCGTGGAGGTGGTGCACGCGCACTTCACGCATGATCATCTGGTGGCGCGCTGGGGGCGGCCGCGGGGCGCGGTGTTGATCCGCTCGGTGCATGCGCCGAGGTCGTTGCGCGCCTCGCTGCCGGAGGCGGACGCGTACACGGTGCCCGCGTCCTCGCTGATCACCCGGCTGGTGGGCAGGCGCGTGCGGGTGTTGCCGCCGTTGGTGGACGGGATGTTCCGGCCCGAGGCGGATCGGGAGGCGCTCCGGCGGGAGTTGGGGCTCACGGGCTCGCCGCTCATCGGCATGGTGTCGACGTTCCAGGTGTCGCGCCGGCACGCGCTCGGGGTGGAGGCGTTCGCGAGGCTGCGGCGGGTGCGCGCGGAGGCCCGGTTGGTGCTGGTGGGGGATGGGGGCCTGGTGGAGACGGTGCGCGAGCAGGTGCGGGCGCTGGGGGTGGAGGAGGGGGTGACGTTCGCGGGCTATCGGCGGGGGGAGGCGTTCGCGCGCTGGCTGAAGGCGCTGGACGAGGTGTGGATATTGGGGTTGGGGAACGACTGGAGCGCGAGGGCGGCGGCGCAGGCGCGGGCCTGTGGGGTGCGCGTGGTGGCGGTGGCGGAGGGCAACCTGTTGGCGCTGGCGGACGCGCGGGTGGAGGAGCTGACGCCGGAGGCGGTGGTGGCGGCCTCGGAGTCGGGGGAGCGGGCGTTGGTGGAGCATCCGGGCAACGCGCGGATCGCCGCGGACGTGCTCGCGCTGTACGAGCAGGCGAGGGCGGGGCGGTGAGCGGCCCGACGGCGATCGAGCGGGTCTTCTATCCGGGGGCGCCGGAGCCGTGGAGGCGCCGGGCGATGCTCGCGCCGCTGGAGCTGTTGTCGTGGGGCTATGGAGCGGGCGTGCGGCTGCGCGGCGCGTTCTACGACGCGGGGTGGCTGCGAGGGGAGCGGGTGGAGGGCCTGCGGGTCATCTCGGTGGGCAACCTGAACGTGGGAGGGACGGGGAAGACGCCCGCGGTGCTCTACCTGACGGAGCTGTTGGTGCGGGAGGGCAGGCGCGTGGGCATCCTCACGCGCGGGTATGGGAGAGGCTCGAAGGAGCCGTTGAGCTTCACGGGGCGGGAGCGGCTGCCCTCGGTGGAGGAAGCGGGGGACGAGCCCTTGCTGTTGGCGCGCCGGTGTCCCGAGGCGCGGTTGCTGGTGGGAGCGGACCGGCGGGCGTTGGCGCGGCGGGCGAGGGACGAGTACGGGCTGGAGGTGGTGCTGTTGGACGATGGTTTCCAGCACCGGCGGTTGGAGAGGGACGAGGACGTGGTGGTGGTGGACGAGGCGGTGGGCTTCGGCAATGGACGGATGTTGCCGCGAGGGCCCTTGCGCGAGCCCCTGTCGTCCCTGAAGCGGGCCACGCTCGTGTGGGTGCGAGCGTCCTCGGTGCCGGTGGTGGACTGGCCGCCATTCACGGCGCCCCGGGTGCGGACGTGCTACCGGCCCACGGGTTGGGTGGACCCCGAGGGAGCGCTGCATCCACCCGGAGTGTTGGAGGGCAGGCCGGTCCTGGCGTTGGCGGGGTTGGCGAGGCCTGGTGGCTTCGTGCGGACGCTGGAGGAACTGGGTGTGGAGGTGAGGGGAACGGCCTTCTTCGCGGACCATCATCATTTCAGCGCGCGGGAACTCGAGGAAGTCAGGGACCGGGCGGTGCGGTTGGGGGCGCGGGTGGTGACGACGGAGAAGGACCGGGTGCGTCTGCCGGTGGACTTCGAGACCTGGGCGGTGAGACTGGGCGTGGAGGTACTGGAGGGTGAGGCGCATCTCCGCCGGGCCCTGGGGCTTACGTAGGAGAAGGTCGGCTTGTGGGCGGGGAGCCGGTGTGGGACAACGCGCCGCAATGGCCGCTGTCCTTCCCGCCCGAGCGATGTCCTCCCTGACCCAGTTGCCCCTGGCGTTCTCGCGCCGGAGGGTGCTGATGGTGGGGGATCTCGTCGCCGACCATTACATCTACGGCCAGACGGACCGGGTGAGCCGGGAGGCGCCGGTGCTGATCGTCCGCCACGAGTCCTCGGAGGTGAAGCTGGGGGGAGGGGCGAACGTGGCGGCGAACGTGCGAGCGCTGTCGGGGCAGGTGACGGCGGTGGGGGTGCTGGGCACGGACGAGATGGGCCGGGCGTTGCGCAAGCTGTGCGACGAGGCGGACATCCAGCTGAGTGTGGTGAGTGCGCGGGGCGTGGAGACGGAGACGAAGACGCGCATTCTTGCGGGCGGGGTGAGCACGACCCGGCAGCAGATGTTGAGGTTGGACCGGGGTCAGCGGGGGCCCTTGCCGCCGCGGTTGAGGCGGGCCCTGGTGAAGCGGGTGGAGGAAGCGGCGAAAGACGCGGACGCGGTGGTGGTGTCGGATTACGGCGCGGGGGTGGTGGGGGACGAGATGCGCGAGGCGCTGCGCGCACTGGCGGCGAATGGGATGCCGGTGTGCGTGGACAGCCGTTATAGCTTGTCGGCCTTCACCGGGGTGACGGTGTGCAAGCCGAACGAGCCGGAGTTGCAGTCCTTGGTGGGCCGTCCCTTGAGGACGGAGGCGGAGCTGCTGGAGGCGGGGCATGAGGTGGTGAAGCGGCTGCGCTGCCAGGCGTTGTTGGTGACGCGGGGCCGGCATGGCATGGCGCTCTTCGATGCGAAGGGGGGCGTGGACCTGGTGCCGGTGCATGGGGCGAGGGACGCGGTGGACGTGACGGGGGCGGGGGATACGGTGATCGCGGCGTTCTCGCTCGGGTTGGCGGCGGGTGGCGGCTTTGGGGATGCGGCGCGGCTGGCGAACGTGGCGGGAGCGCTGGCGGTGCAGAAGCTGGGCACGGCGACGGTGGCGCGCGACGAGTTGTTGGGAGAGCTGCGGGGGACGAGATGAGCACGCTGGAAAAGGTGCGGGGGCTCGCGGAGGTAGTGGAGCAGCGCGAGCGCTGGCGAGCGGAAGGCAAGACGGTGGCGCTGGCCAACGGTATTTTTGATCTGCTGCATGTGGGGCATGTGCGCTATCTGGAGGGAGCCCGGGCGCTCGCGGACCATCTGGTGGTGGCGGTGAACTCGGACGCGTCGACGAGGGCGTACAAGGGGCCGGGCCGGCCGCACATCCCGGAGGCGGAGCGGGCGGAATTGGTGGCGGCGCTGGCGTGTACGGATCGTGTGCTGGTATTCGACGAGCCCAACGTGCGGTCCATCATCCGGGTGTTGAAGCCGGACGTGCACGTGAAGGGGACGGACTACACGCCAGACAGCATTCCCGAGGCGGATGAGGTCCGCGCCTATGGGGGCCGGGTGGCGGTGGCGGGAGATCCCAAGAATCACAGCACGACGGAACTGGCCCGGCGATTGCGAATGGACCGAGGACCCGGATAGGGGACGCACATGATGCTTTTCGAGGAGTTGTTGAGGGTATTGGCATGCCCTCGTTGCAAGGAACCGCTTTCGCTCGATGAGGCGGGGTCGGCCTCATGCGAGGGCGGGGCGGAGACGTCCGGGACGGGGACGCTGAGCTGCTCGGGATGCGCGCTCGCCTATCCCATCCGGGACGGGGTGGCGGAGCTGCTCGCCGGCGAAGCGATCCGTGGGTGAAGTCAGGAGACTGAACTGCGGACCTGGAGCTCTTCGGCGAAGGAGCGGACCTCCTGGAAGACGCGGGCCTCGAGGTCCCCGCCGGAGTCGACGACGGGGGTGAGGTCCACCATGCGGTGGGGCGGGTAGGGGTGTCCCCAGCGCTCCATGTCCATGCGGAGGAAGAGGCCGAGGGTGGGGGCTCCGACGGCCACGGACAGGTGCATGGGCCCGGTGTTGTTGCAGAGGGTGAGCCCGGCGTCGCGCATGAGGGCGGCCAGCTCATCGATGTTGGTGGGAGGCGCGAGCTGGGCGCCCGGAGCGGCGGCGACCACGGAACGAGCGAGCTCCTCCTCGCCAGGACCCCAGGTGACGATGGGGGTTCGTCCGCAGGCGAGCAGGGCGCGAGCGCCGGCGGCGAAGGCCTCGGGAGGGATGCGGCGCCAGCCGAGCCGTCCGCCGGGGTTGACCACGGCGCGGGGCGAGCCGGCCCCGGCCTCGAGCCAGAGATGGAACTTCTCGCTGATGAGGGGGCGGCGGAAGGACATGCGCGCGGGCTGTTCTTCCCGGACGAAGGGGGAGAGCAGGTGCAGGCGCTGGAGCATCTCGCCGACGGTATCGGAGCGGGCCGGGATGGACAGCGAGTGCAGCAGGTGGACGGGCCATTGCCTGGGGCCGATGACGAGGGCGTGGGGCCCCACGAGCCGGGAGATGATGGCGGAGGTCACCGAGGGGCTGGACCAGTTGGCGCAGTCGACGACGACGTCATAGCGCTCGCGGCGCAGGGCGCGGATGCCGGGGGCGAGGGCGCCGAGCCACAGCAGGCGCCGGTTGAAGGCGATGACGCGGTCGGCCTCGGGGTGGCCGGCGAGGACGCGAGCGACCTTGGAGTGGGCGAGGACGTGGACCTCGGGGGGGCGCGAGGTGGCTTTGAGGGCGCGGATGAGGGGGGTGGTGAGGAGGGCCTCCCCGACGCGGTTGTCGATGCGGACCAGGAGGACGCGTCGGGGGGAGGGGAGGGACTGCCCTGCCTGCCGGCGTCGGCCGGGGCGCCACAGGAGGGCGGATGCCACGAGAGCGAGTGCCAGCTTCGCCCAGAACTCGAGCCGCTTGTGCCAGACCATCGGGGCGCGGACCATAGCAGAGCGGGAGCGTGCGGGTGGCTTGACCTGATGGCCGGAAGCGCCTAGCAAGCCGCCAATGTTGAAGAGCATGACCGGATTTGGCGCGGGGCGCGCACGTGTGGGCGACGAGGAGTTCTCCGTCGAGGTGCGTTCGCTCAACCACAAGTTCTGCGAGGTGAAGGCGCGGCTGCCGCGGGAGCTGGCGGCGCTGGAGCCGGTGCTGGTGAAGCAGGTGAAGGACCGCCTGGCGCGAGGCGCGGTGGATGTCTTCATCAAGCGGCACACGGCGACGGCGGCGGGCACGGTGCCCGTGGTGGATGTGGGGCTCGCGCGGGAGTGGGCGCGCGC
Above is a window of Cystobacter fuscus DNA encoding:
- a CDS encoding adenylyltransferase/cytidyltransferase family protein translates to MSTLEKVRGLAEVVEQRERWRAEGKTVALANGIFDLLHVGHVRYLEGARALADHLVVAVNSDASTRAYKGPGRPHIPEAERAELVAALACTDRVLVFDEPNVRSIIRVLKPDVHVKGTDYTPDSIPEADEVRAYGGRVAVAGDPKNHSTTELARRLRMDRGPG
- a CDS encoding 3-deoxy-D-manno-octulosonic acid transferase, encoding MRLLYVLASYLLFAVLFPVLSLHRKTRNGLRQRLGYYAPGDLPPRGTGPTFWLHGASAGDLLALSPMFAPLRARFPGCRIVLSTMTDSGFMMGRGRLAKEVDAVVYAPYDLWGATRRAVRAIQPDLLVLEYTEIWPNLIRAAKRAGVKVTLTNGRFSPGQQGRYRLLFSLIGNPLRDMALFLMRGEDEAERALALGAPGERVFVTGNTKFDALAAVGPGQDDEALRGALGLKAGERVWIAGSTHEGEEEHLLGVYRRLLDVHPDLRLVIAPRYIDRAGRIAALARDAGLSVGLRSKGNEEGGRVVVLDSMGELSRAYRLASLVFVGGSFTTRGGQNILEPAGQGKPVLFGPHMENFQDSVQVLVGRGGIQVNDAEHLYRVMSELLQKPENVTSLGVLARTTVRQVSGASQRNVEHMVRVLAR
- a CDS encoding bifunctional heptose 7-phosphate kinase/heptose 1-phosphate adenyltransferase gives rise to the protein MSSLTQLPLAFSRRRVLMVGDLVADHYIYGQTDRVSREAPVLIVRHESSEVKLGGGANVAANVRALSGQVTAVGVLGTDEMGRALRKLCDEADIQLSVVSARGVETETKTRILAGGVSTTRQQMLRLDRGQRGPLPPRLRRALVKRVEEAAKDADAVVVSDYGAGVVGDEMREALRALAANGMPVCVDSRYSLSAFTGVTVCKPNEPELQSLVGRPLRTEAELLEAGHEVVKRLRCQALLVTRGRHGMALFDAKGGVDLVPVHGARDAVDVTGAGDTVIAAFSLGLAAGGGFGDAARLANVAGALAVQKLGTATVARDELLGELRGTR
- a CDS encoding Trm112 family protein, encoding MLFEELLRVLACPRCKEPLSLDEAGSASCEGGAETSGTGTLSCSGCALAYPIRDGVAELLAGEAIRG
- a CDS encoding glycosyltransferase, translating into MRILHLLASPYWSGPAENVALLALAQREAGHEVRVAVDRRRAKASSEELAVPRFEALGLLDEGGLELSVKSPPWRMVGDGWRLRGRSVEVVHAHFTHDHLVARWGRPRGAVLIRSVHAPRSLRASLPEADAYTVPASSLITRLVGRRVRVLPPLVDGMFRPEADREALRRELGLTGSPLIGMVSTFQVSRRHALGVEAFARLRRVRAEARLVLVGDGGLVETVREQVRALGVEEGVTFAGYRRGEAFARWLKALDEVWILGLGNDWSARAAAQARACGVRVVAVAEGNLLALADARVEELTPEAVVAASESGERALVEHPGNARIAADVLALYEQARAGR
- a CDS encoding glycosyltransferase family 9 protein encodes the protein MVWHKRLEFWAKLALALVASALLWRPGRRRQAGQSLPSPRRVLLVRIDNRVGEALLTTPLIRALKATSRPPEVHVLAHSKVARVLAGHPEADRVIAFNRRLLWLGALAPGIRALRRERYDVVVDCANWSSPSVTSAIISRLVGPHALVIGPRQWPVHLLHSLSIPARSDTVGEMLQRLHLLSPFVREEQPARMSFRRPLISEKFHLWLEAGAGSPRAVVNPGGRLGWRRIPPEAFAAGARALLACGRTPIVTWGPGEEELARSVVAAAPGAQLAPPTNIDELAALMRDAGLTLCNNTGPMHLSVAVGAPTLGLFLRMDMERWGHPYPPHRMVDLTPVVDSGGDLEARVFQEVRSFAEELQVRSSVS
- the lpxK gene encoding tetraacyldisaccharide 4'-kinase — encoded protein: MLAPLELLSWGYGAGVRLRGAFYDAGWLRGERVEGLRVISVGNLNVGGTGKTPAVLYLTELLVREGRRVGILTRGYGRGSKEPLSFTGRERLPSVEEAGDEPLLLARRCPEARLLVGADRRALARRARDEYGLEVVLLDDGFQHRRLERDEDVVVVDEAVGFGNGRMLPRGPLREPLSSLKRATLVWVRASSVPVVDWPPFTAPRVRTCYRPTGWVDPEGALHPPGVLEGRPVLALAGLARPGGFVRTLEELGVEVRGTAFFADHHHFSARELEEVRDRAVRLGARVVTTEKDRVRLPVDFETWAVRLGVEVLEGEAHLRRALGLT